One window of the Lysobacter sp. S4-A87 genome contains the following:
- a CDS encoding aminotransferase class III-fold pyridoxal phosphate-dependent enzyme — MAVIDRLAPLRAHKGLRRTEGLDDATITRFAASHAELIEAIEAADQEYQRLKGDFAELLDLDEEAQIQAVLAGYINFYPDDAVNPYVALAARGPWVVTLKGAVLHDSGGYGMLGFGHAPKSVIAAMAKPQAMANIMTPSLSQLRFDRALRAAIGAGRGGCPYEKFLCLNSGSESVSLASRIADVNTKLMTDPGGRHAGRSIKRLVVKGSFHGRTERPALYSDSSRKTYMQHLASFRGEDTLITVEPYDVDALKKVFADADANGWFIEAMFLEPVMGEGDPGRGVPPAFYAAARELTRSHGSLLLVDSIQAGLRAHGVLSIVDYPGFDQIDPPDMETYSKALNAGQYPLSVLAVGKRAAELYKKGLYGNTMTSNPRALDVACAVLEQVTPALQENIRARGVEALEKLEKLKADLGGLITKVQGTGLLFSCELAPQFKCYGAGSTEEWLRERGIGVIHGGVNSLRFTPTFTITSEEIDLLVAMVAKALKEGPRAEQAVAA; from the coding sequence ATGGCCGTCATCGACCGACTCGCCCCTTTGCGCGCCCACAAGGGCCTTCGCCGCACCGAGGGCCTGGACGACGCCACGATCACCCGCTTCGCCGCCAGCCATGCCGAACTGATCGAAGCGATCGAAGCGGCGGACCAGGAATACCAGCGGCTGAAGGGCGACTTCGCCGAGCTGCTCGACCTGGACGAGGAAGCGCAGATCCAGGCCGTGCTGGCCGGCTACATCAATTTCTACCCGGACGACGCGGTCAATCCGTACGTCGCCCTCGCCGCGCGCGGCCCGTGGGTGGTGACGCTCAAAGGCGCCGTGCTGCACGACTCCGGTGGCTACGGCATGCTCGGCTTCGGACATGCGCCCAAGTCGGTGATCGCGGCAATGGCGAAGCCGCAGGCGATGGCCAACATCATGACCCCGTCGCTGTCGCAGCTGCGCTTCGATCGCGCCCTGCGCGCGGCCATCGGCGCCGGCCGCGGCGGCTGCCCGTACGAGAAGTTCCTCTGCCTAAACTCCGGTTCCGAGTCGGTATCGCTGGCCTCGCGCATCGCTGACGTCAACACCAAGCTGATGACCGACCCGGGCGGTCGCCACGCCGGTCGCAGCATCAAGCGACTGGTGGTCAAGGGCAGCTTCCACGGCCGCACCGAACGTCCGGCGCTGTATTCGGACTCCTCGCGCAAGACCTACATGCAGCACCTGGCCAGTTTCCGCGGCGAGGACACCCTGATCACGGTCGAACCCTACGACGTCGATGCGCTGAAGAAGGTCTTCGCCGACGCCGACGCCAATGGCTGGTTCATCGAGGCGATGTTCCTCGAGCCGGTGATGGGCGAAGGCGACCCGGGCCGCGGCGTGCCGCCGGCGTTCTACGCGGCAGCGCGCGAACTGACCCGCAGCCACGGTTCGCTGCTGCTGGTCGATTCGATCCAGGCCGGCCTGCGCGCGCACGGCGTGCTGTCGATCGTCGACTACCCCGGCTTCGACCAGATCGACCCGCCGGACATGGAGACCTATTCCAAGGCGCTCAACGCCGGCCAGTACCCGTTGTCGGTGCTCGCCGTCGGCAAGCGTGCGGCCGAGCTCTACAAGAAGGGCCTGTACGGCAATACGATGACCAGCAACCCGCGCGCGCTCGATGTCGCCTGCGCCGTGCTGGAGCAGGTGACCCCGGCCCTGCAGGAGAACATCCGCGCCCGTGGCGTGGAGGCACTGGAGAAGCTCGAGAAGCTCAAGGCCGACCTCGGCGGACTGATCACCAAGGTCCAGGGCACCGGCCTGCTGTTCTCGTGCGAGCTGGCACCGCAGTTCAAGTGCTACGGCGCGGGTTCGACCGAAGAGTGGCTGCGCGAGCGCGGCATCGGTGTCATCCACGGCGGCGTCAATTCTCTGCGCTTCACCCCGACCTTCACCATCACCAGCGAGGAGATCGACCTGCTCGTGGCCATGGTGGCGAAGGCACTGAAGGAAGGGCCGCGGGCCGAGCAGGCCGTGGCGGCATAA
- a CDS encoding phytase, with the protein MTSRLAMLALIAMLTACSTSGPHNGHEPEPDEKTAEVDPLLSQAGVPHKVVSEAFITAATPADNIDSPASWRSPDGKRWLIATGKATDKLVVYDGDSGKPVRSVGGPGSALGQMQRPNGIAVIDNYALVVERDNRRVQMFQLPDLKPLLVFGGDDLKQPYGLWVRAQKDSYEVIVSDNYMSSQNEDLPPPLAELGARFKRYQLRRIPGGWQARLMGVFGDTGQAGAIRIAESVFGDTANDRLLLAEEDVATGTRLREYGLDGQYRGRDIGADLFKAQAEGMALARCADGSGYWIATDQYKDRSLFHVFDRATLEHVGAFAGGKTANTDGVWLDQSASTRFPQGVFYAVDDDQAVAAFDWRDIARALSLRDCTAPSR; encoded by the coding sequence GTGACATCACGCCTTGCCATGCTGGCGCTCATCGCCATGCTCACCGCTTGCTCGACATCGGGTCCGCACAATGGCCACGAGCCCGAGCCCGACGAGAAGACGGCTGAAGTCGATCCATTGCTGAGCCAGGCCGGTGTGCCGCACAAGGTGGTGAGCGAAGCCTTCATCACGGCCGCTACGCCTGCGGACAACATCGACTCGCCCGCAAGCTGGCGTTCGCCCGATGGCAAGCGCTGGCTCATCGCAACCGGCAAGGCCACCGACAAGCTGGTGGTCTACGACGGCGACAGTGGCAAGCCCGTCCGCAGCGTCGGCGGTCCCGGCTCCGCGCTCGGGCAGATGCAGCGGCCTAACGGCATCGCCGTGATCGACAACTACGCACTGGTGGTCGAGCGTGACAACCGCCGCGTGCAGATGTTCCAGTTGCCGGACCTCAAGCCGCTGCTGGTGTTCGGCGGCGACGACCTCAAGCAGCCGTACGGATTGTGGGTGCGTGCGCAGAAGGACAGCTACGAGGTGATCGTGAGCGACAACTACATGTCGTCGCAGAACGAGGACCTGCCGCCGCCGCTGGCGGAACTGGGCGCGCGCTTCAAGCGTTACCAGCTGCGCCGCATTCCGGGAGGCTGGCAGGCTCGGCTGATGGGGGTGTTCGGCGATACCGGCCAGGCCGGCGCGATCCGGATTGCCGAATCGGTTTTCGGCGACACCGCCAACGATCGTCTGCTTCTGGCGGAAGAGGATGTCGCCACCGGCACGCGCCTGCGCGAGTACGGGCTGGACGGCCAGTACCGTGGCCGCGATATCGGTGCCGACCTGTTCAAGGCGCAGGCCGAGGGCATGGCGCTGGCGCGCTGCGCCGATGGCAGTGGTTACTGGATCGCCACCGACCAGTACAAGGATCGCAGCCTGTTCCATGTGTTCGATCGCGCGACGCTGGAACATGTCGGCGCGTTTGCCGGCGGCAAGACCGCCAACACCGATGGCGTGTGGCTGGACCAGAGCGCGAGCACGCGTTTTCCGCAGGGCGTGTTCTACGCGGTCGATGATGACCAGGCGGTGGCGGCGTTTGACTGGCGGGATATTGCCAGGGCGCTGTCGCTGCGGGATTGCACCGCGCCGTCTCGCTGA
- a CDS encoding methyltransferase domain-containing protein, producing the protein MSNPAVTYEREMVPVLFRPWVGPLLELARPVPGEHALDLACGTGIVARLAAPLVAPDGRMVGVDLNPDMLGVAQVQGALEGLDIEWKQGRLEVLPFHEGEFDLALCQQGLQFVDDRAAALGEARRVLREDGRLAMGVWRGLDHHPFWSRFNDVLVELIGIPALAAPFELGDAAELEALLVAAGFRDISIQALAMPAVFPDPDSFVAMEVDVIAAAVPATQHLDARARAELTEAAQSRLAGAIREQMCDGCVVVPMHSHLVLARM; encoded by the coding sequence ATGAGCAATCCCGCCGTCACCTATGAACGCGAGATGGTCCCGGTGCTGTTCCGGCCCTGGGTCGGTCCGCTGCTCGAACTGGCGCGCCCGGTGCCCGGCGAACACGCGCTCGACCTGGCCTGTGGCACCGGCATCGTCGCGCGCCTGGCCGCACCGCTGGTCGCCCCGGACGGGCGCATGGTCGGCGTGGACCTCAACCCGGACATGCTGGGTGTGGCGCAGGTGCAAGGCGCGCTGGAAGGACTCGACATCGAATGGAAGCAGGGCCGGCTGGAAGTGCTGCCGTTCCACGAGGGCGAGTTCGATCTGGCGCTGTGCCAGCAAGGCCTGCAGTTCGTGGACGATCGCGCCGCGGCGCTGGGCGAGGCCCGACGGGTGCTGCGCGAGGACGGTCGCCTGGCGATGGGAGTGTGGCGCGGGCTCGATCACCATCCGTTCTGGTCGCGTTTCAACGACGTGCTGGTGGAGCTGATCGGTATCCCGGCGCTGGCTGCGCCGTTCGAACTGGGCGATGCCGCGGAGCTGGAAGCATTGCTGGTGGCGGCGGGCTTTCGCGACATCTCGATCCAGGCGCTGGCGATGCCGGCGGTGTTTCCCGATCCGGACAGCTTCGTCGCGATGGAAGTGGATGTGATTGCGGCTGCGGTTCCTGCGACCCAGCACCTGGATGCCAGGGCGCGTGCGGAGCTGACCGAGGCCGCGCAATCGCGGCTGGCCGGGGCGATCAGGGAGCAGATGTGCGACGGGTGCGTGGTGGTGCCGATGCATTCGCACCTGGTATTGGCGCGGATGTAG
- the tgt gene encoding tRNA guanosine(34) transglycosylase Tgt has translation MSRMSFDLITTDGAARRGRMTFPRGTVETPAFMPVGTYGSVKGVMPEQIRELGAEMILGNTFHLYLRPGLDVIGDHGGLHGFGRWSGPILTDSGGFQVFSLAHKRKITEQGVTFAAPTDGSKVFLGPEESMHIQKVLDSDVVMIFDECTPYPATEEVARKSMELSLRWAERSKKAHEGNDAALFGIVQGGVHPALRDRSAEGLKAIGFDGYAIGGLAVGEPEAERNHMLEHTCPQLPADRPRYLMGVGRPEDLVEGVARGIDMFDCVMPTRNARNGHYFTSFGTVRVRNAKYERDLRPIEEGCDCYACRNGFSRSYLRHLDRCNEMLAPMLGTLHNLRYYQRLMAQMRDAIAQGTFSAFRESFYAARAQEPLAG, from the coding sequence ATGAGCCGGATGTCGTTCGACCTCATCACCACCGACGGCGCCGCCCGCCGCGGCCGCATGACCTTCCCGCGCGGCACGGTGGAGACGCCGGCGTTCATGCCGGTCGGCACGTACGGTTCGGTCAAGGGCGTGATGCCCGAGCAGATCCGCGAGCTAGGCGCCGAGATGATCCTCGGCAACACCTTCCATCTGTACCTGCGTCCGGGCCTGGACGTGATCGGCGACCACGGCGGCCTGCACGGCTTCGGTCGCTGGAGCGGCCCGATCCTGACCGACTCGGGTGGCTTCCAGGTGTTCTCGCTGGCACACAAGCGCAAGATCACCGAGCAGGGCGTGACCTTCGCCGCCCCGACCGACGGCAGCAAGGTCTTCCTCGGTCCGGAGGAGAGCATGCACATCCAGAAGGTGCTCGATTCGGACGTGGTCATGATCTTCGACGAGTGCACCCCGTACCCGGCCACCGAGGAGGTGGCACGCAAGTCGATGGAGCTGAGCCTGCGCTGGGCCGAACGCTCGAAGAAGGCGCACGAGGGCAATGACGCGGCGCTGTTCGGCATCGTCCAGGGCGGCGTCCATCCAGCGCTGCGCGACCGGTCGGCCGAAGGGCTCAAGGCGATCGGCTTCGATGGTTATGCCATCGGCGGGCTCGCCGTCGGCGAACCGGAGGCCGAGCGCAACCACATGCTCGAGCACACCTGTCCGCAGCTGCCGGCCGACCGCCCGCGCTACCTGATGGGGGTGGGGCGGCCGGAGGACCTGGTCGAGGGCGTCGCCCGCGGCATCGACATGTTCGATTGCGTCATGCCGACCCGCAACGCCCGCAACGGCCACTACTTCACCAGTTTCGGCACGGTCCGCGTGCGCAACGCCAAGTACGAGCGCGACCTGCGCCCGATCGAGGAGGGCTGCGACTGCTACGCCTGCCGCAACGGCTTCAGCCGCAGCTACCTGCGCCACCTGGACCGCTGCAACGAGATGCTGGCGCCGATGCTGGGCACCCTGCACAACCTGCGCTACTACCAGCGCCTGATGGCGCAGATGCGCGATGCGATCGCCCAGGGAACCTTTTCGGCCTTCCGGGAGTCTTTCTACGCCGCACGGGCCCAAGAACCCCTCGCGGGTTGA
- the queA gene encoding tRNA preQ1(34) S-adenosylmethionine ribosyltransferase-isomerase QueA, which translates to MKKSDFHYDLPPELIAQAPLPERSASRLLVVPPAAAGDRDSQQFEFQDRVFRDLPDLLAPGDLLVFNDTRVIPARLYGQKTSGGRVEILIERLLGGHEVRAQLGVSKSPKPGAKIVLDAGGEAEVLGRDGEFYRLRFDVPESLEQWLLHAGRLPLPPYIQREAGSDDDTRYQTVFAREVGAVAAPTAGLHFDEALLQQLSERGVQFGHVTLHVGAGTFQPVRVDDLGQHVMHSEWLNVGAALIEQIQRTRAAGGRVIAVGTTVVRALESAMRSNDDGERELQPYAGETRLFILPGYRIRSVDALITNFHLPESTLLMLVSAFAGKARVFAAYDHAITSRYRFFSYGDAMLLYPEPAA; encoded by the coding sequence TTGAAGAAATCCGATTTCCATTACGACCTGCCGCCCGAGCTGATCGCGCAGGCGCCGTTGCCCGAGCGCTCGGCCAGCCGCCTGCTGGTGGTGCCGCCGGCGGCCGCCGGTGACCGCGACTCGCAGCAGTTCGAGTTCCAGGACCGCGTCTTCCGCGACTTGCCGGACCTGCTCGCCCCGGGCGACCTGCTGGTGTTCAACGACACCCGCGTCATTCCGGCGCGTCTGTACGGCCAGAAGACCAGCGGCGGTCGGGTCGAGATCCTGATCGAACGCCTGCTCGGTGGCCATGAAGTCCGCGCGCAGCTGGGCGTGAGCAAGTCGCCCAAACCCGGCGCGAAGATCGTGCTCGATGCCGGCGGCGAAGCCGAAGTGCTCGGCCGCGACGGCGAGTTCTACCGCCTGCGCTTCGACGTGCCCGAGTCGCTGGAGCAGTGGTTGCTGCATGCCGGCCGCCTGCCGCTGCCGCCGTACATCCAGCGTGAGGCGGGCAGCGACGACGACACCCGCTACCAGACCGTGTTCGCGCGCGAGGTCGGCGCAGTCGCCGCGCCGACTGCCGGCCTGCACTTCGACGAGGCGTTGCTTCAGCAATTGAGCGAGCGTGGCGTGCAGTTCGGCCATGTCACCCTGCATGTCGGCGCCGGCACCTTCCAGCCGGTGCGTGTCGACGACCTTGGCCAGCACGTGATGCACAGCGAATGGCTCAACGTCGGCGCCGCGCTGATCGAGCAGATCCAGCGCACGCGCGCTGCCGGCGGCCGCGTGATCGCGGTCGGCACGACGGTGGTGCGCGCGCTGGAAAGCGCCATGCGCAGCAACGACGACGGCGAGCGCGAACTGCAGCCGTATGCCGGCGAAACCCGGTTGTTCATCCTGCCGGGTTACCGGATCCGGTCGGTCGACGCGCTGATCACCAATTTCCACCTGCCCGAGAGCACCCTGCTGATGCTGGTATCCGCCTTCGCCGGCAAGGCGCGCGTATTCGCCGCCTACGACCACGCGATCACCTCGCGCTACCGCTTCTTCTCGTACGGGGATGCGATGTTGCTGTACCCGGAGCCGGCGGCATGA
- a CDS encoding TonB-dependent receptor has translation MKPNLLSRALSRALFCALLAPVSLTAMAADDGGEPAPDPKQLDAVVVQAQIAYRNRTDSTAPVLSYDLEYFQRFEPLTVGDMLKRVPSVAFVSDVLEYDGAQLRGLDPGYTQILINGKKVPGAGNDRSFFVDRIPAELVERIEIVRSASANRSGDAVAGALNIVLRDAYEFDGSYVRGGVMHFDDGKYKNTYGAVSSGEVGGGRLLGGFNVQGRYNPKVKRSDRFEEPGGDFVDREDQVDTRDGTDYSANVSYTRDIGSGRLSLGGFYVRTDRDETEHSLEYNDPTSTSRDNLLSVNDQFENIKQDNWSFGANYEFDMLGGSTELDLDYARFDDNTVSTEEETGYDDEDTPPAFDGREGTRTLSDIRDDELGFKAAHKRAIGSARVEFGVDYLDKQRDTGLQIAEVESDDEGAALPPYEDFDAVASRIDETRIDPYLMFSGAAGAIAWEAGLRYETTDIDVRADDSVASNDYSTLLPSAHLKWDVTAEDRISLSLARTVRRPNFDQILPLTLEEEFGDNDFTGNPLLEPERAWGLDLGYERRLGQRGVFGVNLFYRDIQDLIETVNTGDPSSTALDDYEDEVEEFLDENPGAGESTPGYPQFDPDSFVYTARNVGDGYVYGIEFDLSTPLTEFDLPDTGVFVNYSWLDSSVDDEFGERRFNNQAKYVYNVGFIQNITEWGLSFGASYRHQGQAYSRIVSEEVTTTYDGDLEVFVEKRFGDRMSVRLTGSNLLDASKDEAFNKFDNAVDQINRDFDEYELERETSGPVYQLIARYSF, from the coding sequence ATGAAACCAAACCTCCTGTCCCGCGCCCTGTCGCGGGCACTGTTCTGCGCGCTGCTCGCGCCTGTCAGCCTGACCGCCATGGCCGCCGATGATGGCGGCGAACCGGCACCGGACCCGAAGCAGCTCGACGCCGTGGTCGTGCAGGCGCAGATCGCCTACCGCAATCGCACCGACTCGACCGCACCGGTGCTGTCGTACGACCTGGAGTACTTCCAGCGCTTCGAACCCCTCACCGTCGGCGACATGCTCAAGCGTGTGCCGAGCGTCGCCTTCGTCTCCGACGTCCTCGAATACGACGGCGCACAGCTGCGCGGCCTCGATCCGGGCTATACGCAGATCCTGATCAACGGCAAGAAGGTGCCGGGCGCCGGCAACGACCGTTCCTTCTTCGTCGACCGCATCCCGGCCGAACTGGTCGAGCGCATCGAGATCGTGCGCAGTGCCAGCGCCAACCGCTCCGGCGATGCCGTGGCCGGTGCGCTCAACATCGTCCTGCGCGATGCCTACGAATTCGACGGCAGCTATGTCCGCGGCGGCGTCATGCATTTCGACGACGGCAAGTACAAGAACACCTACGGCGCGGTCAGCAGTGGCGAAGTGGGCGGTGGCCGCCTGCTCGGCGGTTTCAATGTGCAGGGGCGCTACAACCCGAAGGTCAAGCGCAGCGACCGCTTCGAGGAACCCGGCGGCGACTTTGTCGATCGCGAGGACCAGGTCGACACGCGCGACGGTACCGACTACTCGGCCAACGTCTCCTACACCCGCGACATCGGCAGCGGCCGCCTGTCGCTCGGAGGCTTCTACGTCCGCACCGACCGCGACGAGACCGAACACTCGCTGGAGTACAACGACCCGACCAGCACCAGCCGCGACAACCTGCTTTCTGTCAACGACCAGTTCGAGAACATCAAGCAGGACAACTGGTCGTTCGGCGCCAACTACGAGTTCGACATGCTCGGTGGCAGCACCGAGCTCGACCTGGACTACGCCCGCTTCGATGACAACACGGTGTCGACGGAAGAGGAAACCGGTTACGACGACGAGGACACGCCGCCTGCGTTCGACGGCCGCGAGGGCACGCGCACGCTCAGCGACATCCGCGACGACGAGCTCGGTTTCAAGGCCGCGCACAAGCGTGCGATCGGCAGCGCCCGGGTCGAGTTCGGCGTCGACTACCTCGACAAGCAGCGCGACACCGGTCTGCAGATCGCCGAAGTCGAGTCCGATGACGAAGGCGCTGCGCTGCCGCCGTACGAGGACTTCGACGCCGTGGCCAGCCGGATCGACGAGACCCGTATCGATCCGTACCTGATGTTCTCCGGCGCCGCCGGCGCGATCGCCTGGGAAGCCGGCCTGCGCTATGAGACCACCGACATCGACGTCCGCGCCGACGACAGTGTCGCGTCCAACGACTACTCGACGCTGCTGCCTTCGGCACACCTGAAGTGGGACGTGACGGCCGAGGACCGCATCAGCCTGTCGCTGGCGCGCACCGTGCGCCGTCCCAACTTCGACCAGATCCTGCCGTTGACGCTGGAGGAAGAGTTCGGAGACAACGACTTCACCGGCAACCCGCTGCTCGAGCCCGAGCGTGCCTGGGGCCTGGACCTGGGCTATGAGCGTCGCCTGGGCCAGCGCGGCGTGTTCGGCGTGAACCTGTTCTACCGCGACATCCAGGACCTGATCGAGACGGTCAACACCGGCGACCCGAGCTCGACGGCGCTGGACGACTACGAGGACGAGGTCGAGGAATTCCTCGACGAGAATCCCGGCGCCGGCGAGAGCACCCCGGGCTACCCGCAGTTCGACCCGGACAGCTTCGTATACACCGCGCGCAACGTTGGCGACGGCTACGTCTATGGCATCGAGTTCGACCTGTCGACGCCGCTGACCGAGTTCGACCTGCCCGACACCGGCGTGTTCGTGAACTACTCGTGGCTGGACAGCTCGGTCGACGACGAGTTCGGCGAGCGCCGCTTCAACAACCAGGCCAAGTACGTCTACAACGTCGGCTTCATCCAGAACATCACCGAATGGGGTCTCTCGTTTGGCGCCAGCTATCGCCACCAGGGACAGGCCTATTCGCGGATCGTCAGCGAGGAAGTCACCACGACCTACGACGGCGACCTGGAAGTGTTCGTCGAGAAGCGCTTCGGCGACCGCATGTCGGTGCGCCTGACCGGCTCGAACCTGCTCGACGCCTCCAAGGATGAAGCGTTCAACAAGTTCGACAACGCCGTCGACCAGATCAATCGCGACTTCGACGAGTACGAGCTGGAGCGCGAGACGTCCGGACCGGTTTATCAGCTGATCGCGCGTTATTCGTTCTGA
- the yajC gene encoding preprotein translocase subunit YajC: MNLLDLVVSPAYAQAAAPAGGSGFGMSLLFPILLIGVMYFLMIRPQMKRQKEHRGMLEKLAKGDEVLTNGGIAGTVTDIGENFITVEIADNVRIRVQKGAIANVLPKGTLKSA; the protein is encoded by the coding sequence ATGAACCTGCTTGATCTCGTGGTATCCCCCGCCTACGCCCAGGCGGCCGCTCCGGCCGGCGGCAGCGGCTTCGGCATGTCGCTGCTGTTCCCGATCCTGCTGATCGGCGTCATGTACTTCCTGATGATCCGTCCGCAGATGAAGCGCCAGAAGGAGCATCGCGGCATGCTCGAGAAGCTGGCCAAGGGCGACGAAGTCCTCACCAACGGCGGCATCGCCGGCACCGTGACCGACATCGGCGAGAACTTCATCACCGTGGAAATCGCCGACAACGTGCGCATCCGCGTGCAGAAGGGCGCCATCGCCAACGTGCTGCCGAAGGGCACCTTGAAGTCGGCGTAA
- the secD gene encoding protein translocase subunit SecD has product MLTYPRWKYFVILIVLLLSALYALPNIYPQDPSVQVTASRGAKVDPALSAQVSTTLKQAGVTPKSVELDNGNLLVRLNNADQQIKANDVLRDKLGSNYVVALNLASTVPNWLEKIGAKPMLLGLDLQGGVHFLMQVDQKAALDKRMDATAEDVRVSLRDGRVRYDSVERRGGNTIIATLANAADAEKARVEIAKSQPNLLLDVQGNTLSVQVSEAEMQRMAVEAIEQNVGTLRNRINALGVSEPIIQRQGSDRIVVQLPGVQDTAQAKRILGATATLEYRGVVEGNAYDAVATGNVPPEARVYYRRELGPDGKPMPVLLNKRVIASGDQLVGATSMMDSQTGTPAVSVRLNGVGGQRMFDYTTDHVGKPMAVVYIERIPEVRVVDGKEVRTTKVNEEVISVANINGVFGKEFQTTGLDSSKEAADLALLLRSGSLAAPMDFIEERIVGPSLGRENIERGLTAVVYSFSFALVFFLFYYRVFGIITCLALLLNMLMLIAVMSLFNATLTLPGLAGIALTVGMSVDANVLINERIREELRLGLPPQTAIAEGYERASGTIADANLTAILAGVALFAFGTGPVKGFAVSLIVGIATSMYTAVGVSRAIATLIYGGRRKIKSIWI; this is encoded by the coding sequence ATGCTGACTTACCCGCGCTGGAAATACTTCGTCATCCTGATCGTTCTGCTGCTCAGCGCGCTGTATGCGTTGCCGAACATCTATCCGCAGGATCCCTCCGTGCAGGTCACGGCCAGCCGCGGCGCCAAGGTCGATCCGGCGCTCAGCGCCCAGGTCAGCACCACGCTGAAGCAAGCCGGTGTCACGCCCAAGTCTGTCGAACTCGACAACGGCAACCTGCTGGTGCGCCTGAACAACGCCGACCAGCAGATCAAGGCCAACGATGTCCTGCGCGACAAGCTCGGCAGCAACTACGTGGTTGCCCTGAACCTCGCTTCGACCGTGCCGAACTGGCTCGAGAAGATCGGCGCCAAGCCGATGCTGCTGGGCCTGGACCTCCAGGGCGGCGTGCACTTCCTGATGCAGGTCGACCAGAAGGCCGCCCTCGACAAGCGCATGGACGCCACCGCCGAAGACGTGCGGGTGAGCCTGCGCGACGGTCGCGTGCGTTACGACTCGGTCGAACGCCGCGGCGGCAACACCATCATCGCCACCCTGGCCAATGCCGCCGATGCCGAGAAGGCACGCGTGGAGATCGCCAAGAGCCAGCCCAACCTGCTGCTCGACGTGCAGGGCAACACCTTGTCGGTGCAGGTCTCGGAAGCCGAGATGCAGCGCATGGCGGTGGAGGCGATCGAACAGAACGTCGGCACCCTGCGCAACCGCATCAACGCGCTTGGCGTGTCGGAGCCGATCATCCAGCGCCAAGGCAGCGACCGCATCGTCGTGCAGCTGCCGGGCGTGCAGGACACCGCGCAGGCCAAGCGCATCCTCGGCGCCACCGCCACGCTGGAGTATCGCGGCGTGGTCGAGGGCAACGCCTACGACGCCGTCGCCACCGGCAACGTGCCGCCGGAAGCGCGCGTTTATTACCGCCGCGAGCTCGGCCCGGACGGCAAGCCGATGCCGGTGCTGCTCAACAAGCGCGTGATCGCCTCGGGCGACCAGCTGGTTGGCGCGACCTCGATGATGGATTCGCAGACCGGTACGCCGGCGGTGTCGGTGCGCCTGAACGGCGTCGGCGGCCAGCGCATGTTCGACTACACCACCGATCACGTCGGCAAGCCGATGGCGGTGGTCTACATCGAGCGCATTCCCGAGGTGCGCGTGGTCGACGGCAAGGAAGTGCGCACGACCAAGGTCAACGAGGAAGTGATCTCGGTGGCCAACATCAACGGCGTGTTCGGCAAGGAGTTCCAGACCACCGGCCTGGACAGCTCCAAGGAAGCCGCCGACCTGGCCCTGCTGCTGCGTTCGGGTTCGCTGGCCGCACCGATGGACTTCATCGAAGAGCGCATCGTCGGCCCGAGCCTGGGCCGCGAGAACATCGAGCGCGGCCTGACCGCGGTGGTGTACTCGTTCTCCTTCGCCCTGGTCTTCTTCCTGTTCTATTACCGCGTGTTCGGCATCATCACCTGCCTGGCGCTGCTGCTGAACATGCTGATGCTGATCGCGGTGATGTCGCTGTTCAACGCCACCCTGACGCTGCCTGGCCTGGCCGGTATCGCGCTGACGGTGGGCATGTCGGTCGACGCCAACGTGCTGATCAACGAGCGCATACGCGAGGAACTCAGGTTGGGGCTGCCACCGCAGACCGCCATCGCCGAAGGTTACGAGCGCGCCTCGGGCACGATCGCCGACGCCAACCTGACCGCGATCCTCGCCGGTGTCGCCCTGTTCGCGTTCGGCACCGGTCCGGTCAAGGGATTCGCCGTTTCGCTGATCGTCGGTATCGCGACCTCGATGTACACCGCGGTGGGCGTGTCGCGTGCCATTGCAACCCTGATCTACGGCGGTCGCCGCAAGATCAAGTCGATCTGGATCTGA
- a CDS encoding Lrp/AsnC family transcriptional regulator, with protein MKITDADQQLLSVLRENARASTADIARRLKLSRTTVHSRIERLERQGVIDGYTVRVHDEAERGHLRAHIMVTVLPKQMAAVVAALHAMPEVRALHSVSGPFDLIALGVVPTVEAMDELTDRIGAIDGVERTTSAIILSAKFER; from the coding sequence ATGAAGATAACCGACGCCGACCAGCAGCTGCTCTCGGTCCTGCGCGAGAACGCGCGGGCCTCGACGGCGGACATCGCCCGCCGCCTGAAGCTGTCGAGGACCACGGTCCACAGCCGGATCGAGCGGCTGGAACGGCAGGGCGTGATCGACGGGTACACCGTCCGAGTCCACGACGAGGCCGAGCGCGGGCACCTGCGCGCCCACATCATGGTCACCGTCCTGCCCAAGCAGATGGCCGCTGTCGTGGCGGCCCTGCACGCGATGCCGGAGGTGCGCGCGCTGCACTCGGTCAGCGGCCCGTTCGACCTGATCGCCCTGGGCGTGGTGCCGACGGTGGAGGCGATGGACGAGCTGACCGACCGCATCGGCGCCATCGACGGGGTGGAGCGGACCACCTCGGCGATCATCCTGTCGGCCAAGTTCGAGCGGTAG